A genomic window from Streptomyces brevispora includes:
- a CDS encoding ABC transporter permease yields the protein MFVAWRDLRFAKGRFALMGTVVVLITLLVGLLSGLTAGLARENTSAVTGLSADHLAFAAPPDGQSVSFTNSTVKETAWRSWAGQPGVEKAQPLGIRTLNAATATGERTAAVSAFGVEPDGGLAPSGAPVGPGTVVLSDQAAEDLSARAGDRLRLGGDEVTVAAVAGDASYSHTPVVWTALADWQRLGADGAAGATVIALTTTDGADLAAGDRAAGTSTLTLDDSLTAIGSYQAENGSLQLMRGFLFAISALVIGAFFTVWTIQRSGDVAVLKALGASTPYLLRDALGQAVVMLAIGTGIGTALAAGIGALVSGGAVPFVLEVSTVLVPAAVMIVLGAVGAALSIRRITAVDPLTALGSAR from the coding sequence ATGTTCGTTGCATGGAGAGATCTTCGGTTCGCCAAGGGCCGTTTCGCGCTCATGGGCACGGTCGTGGTGCTGATCACGCTGCTCGTGGGTCTGCTGTCCGGTCTCACGGCCGGACTGGCCCGGGAGAACACCTCGGCCGTCACGGGGCTGAGCGCCGACCACCTGGCGTTCGCCGCCCCGCCCGACGGCCAGTCGGTGTCCTTCACCAATTCCACCGTCAAGGAGACCGCCTGGCGGAGCTGGGCGGGGCAGCCCGGTGTCGAGAAGGCGCAGCCGCTCGGCATCCGCACGCTCAACGCCGCCACGGCGACGGGGGAGCGGACGGCAGCCGTCTCGGCGTTCGGCGTCGAGCCGGACGGCGGCCTGGCACCCTCCGGCGCCCCGGTGGGACCGGGAACGGTCGTGCTCTCCGACCAGGCCGCGGAGGATCTCTCGGCACGGGCCGGTGACCGGCTGCGGCTCGGCGGCGACGAGGTCACCGTCGCGGCGGTCGCCGGCGATGCCTCGTACAGCCATACGCCGGTCGTGTGGACCGCGCTGGCCGACTGGCAGCGGCTCGGGGCCGACGGCGCGGCCGGCGCCACCGTGATCGCCCTGACCACCACCGACGGCGCCGATCTGGCGGCGGGCGACCGCGCGGCCGGCACCAGCACGCTCACCCTGGACGACTCCCTCACCGCCATCGGCTCCTACCAGGCCGAGAACGGGTCGCTCCAGCTGATGCGCGGCTTCCTCTTCGCCATCTCCGCCCTGGTCATCGGCGCCTTCTTCACCGTCTGGACGATCCAGCGCAGTGGCGATGTCGCCGTCCTCAAGGCACTGGGCGCCTCCACGCCCTATCTGCTGCGCGACGCACTCGGGCAGGCCGTGGTGATGCTCGCCATCGGTACGGGAATCGGTACCGCGCTCGCCGCCGGCATCGGAGCCCTGGTCAGCGGCGGGGCGGTGCCCTTCGTCCTGGAGGTGTCGACCGTACTCGTCCCGGCGGCCGTCATGATCGTCCTCGGCGCCGTCGGGGCGGCCCTGTCCATCCGGCGGATCACCGCCGTAGACCCGCTCACCGCACTCGGGAGTGCCCGATGA
- a CDS encoding TIGR03086 family metal-binding protein: MDNETKTAPPQDLEPAARQIIGLLDAVDDTWLSAPTPCPGVTVSALLAHIGGLAVAFRDAAHKEPGPATDTAPAVREMVLGDDWRGTLPVALDRMVNAWRSPDAWQGMSRAGSVDLPGEVAGMVALNELVLHGWDLARATGQPFRAEDAHLHSTLGLLAAMGDSPPAGAPFGPRVPVPDDAPLLDRAVARSGRRPDWKPGG; this comes from the coding sequence ATGGACAACGAGACGAAGACCGCTCCCCCGCAGGATCTGGAACCGGCGGCCCGGCAGATCATCGGGCTGCTCGACGCGGTCGATGACACGTGGCTGTCCGCACCGACCCCCTGCCCCGGTGTCACGGTGAGCGCCCTGCTCGCCCACATCGGCGGACTCGCCGTGGCCTTCCGCGATGCCGCGCACAAGGAGCCGGGACCGGCGACCGACACGGCACCCGCGGTGAGGGAGATGGTGCTCGGTGACGACTGGCGCGGCACGCTGCCCGTGGCGCTGGACAGGATGGTCAACGCCTGGCGCTCCCCCGACGCCTGGCAGGGCATGAGCCGGGCGGGCAGCGTGGATCTGCCGGGCGAGGTGGCGGGCATGGTCGCGCTCAACGAACTGGTGCTGCACGGCTGGGACCTGGCGAGGGCGACCGGGCAGCCGTTCCGGGCCGAGGATGCGCATCTGCACTCCACGCTGGGCCTGCTGGCCGCGATGGGCGACAGCCCTCCGGCCGGCGCTCCGTTCGGCCCGCGGGTCCCGGTGCCGGACGATGCTCCGCTGCTGGACCGGGCGGTCGCCCGGAGCGGCCGGCGCCCCGACTGGAAGCCGGGCGGCTGA
- a CDS encoding ABC transporter ATP-binding protein — translation MTLTLTDVTLTYPDGDGRLTALDRVGLEVPAGTLTAVVGPSGSGKSSLLAVAATLVTPDEGAVVVAGTDTVGLSRADKAALRRERIGIVFQQPNLLPSLTAAEQLQVMAHLSGGAARTARTRALELLDAVGLADKADRRPHQLSGGQRQRINIARALMNDPAVLLVDEPTSALDHERGAAVLDLLVTLTRERSTATVMVTHDRTHLDRMDLTVMMQDGRLTAPALS, via the coding sequence ATGACCCTCACGCTCACCGATGTCACCCTCACCTACCCCGACGGCGACGGGCGGCTCACCGCCCTGGACCGGGTCGGACTGGAGGTGCCCGCGGGCACCCTCACCGCGGTCGTCGGCCCCTCCGGCTCCGGCAAGTCCAGCCTGCTGGCCGTGGCCGCCACGCTGGTCACCCCGGACGAGGGCGCCGTCGTTGTCGCCGGAACGGACACCGTGGGGCTCAGCCGCGCGGACAAGGCGGCGCTGCGCCGCGAGCGGATCGGCATCGTCTTCCAGCAGCCCAACCTGCTGCCGTCGCTGACCGCCGCCGAACAGCTCCAGGTCATGGCGCATCTGTCGGGCGGCGCGGCCCGGACCGCCCGGACCCGGGCGCTGGAACTGCTCGACGCCGTCGGTCTCGCCGACAAGGCCGACCGCAGGCCGCACCAGCTCTCGGGCGGCCAGCGCCAGCGGATCAACATCGCGCGGGCCCTGATGAACGACCCGGCGGTCCTGCTCGTCGACGAACCGACCAGCGCACTGGACCACGAACGGGGTGCGGCGGTGCTGGATCTGCTCGTCACACTGACCCGGGAGCGGTCCACGGCGACCGTCATGGTCACCCACGACCGGACCCATCTGGACCGGATGGACCTGACGGTCATGATGCAGGACGGCCGGCTGACCGCCCCGGCTCTGAGCTAG
- a CDS encoding IclR family transcriptional regulator yields the protein MPPSDASTSDSKPAGPSGGVQSLERAFDLLERMADAGGEVGLSELSASSGLPLPTIHRLMRTLVVCGYVRQQPNRRYALGPRLIRLGESASRLLGTWARPYLARLVEETGETANMALLDGDEVVYVAQVPSKHSMRMFTEVGRRVLPHSTGVGKALLAHTPPDEVRALLARTGMPAATEKTITSPDGFLDALDQVRRAGYAVDDNEQEIGVRCLAVPVPNSPTSAAISISGPAGRVTEAATERIVPILQQAAKDLSEALAGSGTSG from the coding sequence GTGCCGCCGTCCGACGCCAGCACATCCGACTCCAAGCCCGCCGGACCCAGCGGTGGTGTGCAGTCCCTTGAGCGCGCCTTCGATCTGCTGGAGCGGATGGCCGATGCGGGGGGCGAGGTCGGCCTGAGTGAGCTCTCCGCGAGCAGCGGACTCCCGCTGCCCACCATTCACCGGCTGATGCGCACGCTCGTGGTCTGCGGATACGTACGCCAGCAGCCCAACCGGCGCTACGCGCTCGGCCCGCGCCTGATCCGGCTCGGCGAGTCCGCCTCACGGCTGCTCGGCACCTGGGCCCGCCCGTATCTCGCGCGGCTGGTCGAGGAGACCGGCGAGACCGCGAACATGGCGCTGCTCGACGGCGACGAGGTCGTCTACGTGGCGCAGGTGCCGTCCAAGCACTCGATGCGCATGTTCACCGAGGTGGGCAGGCGGGTGCTGCCGCACTCCACCGGCGTCGGCAAGGCGCTGCTCGCGCACACCCCGCCGGACGAGGTACGGGCACTGCTCGCGCGCACCGGGATGCCGGCCGCCACCGAGAAGACGATCACCAGCCCCGACGGCTTCCTGGACGCGCTGGACCAGGTCCGCAGGGCGGGCTACGCGGTGGACGACAACGAGCAGGAGATAGGGGTCCGCTGCCTCGCGGTCCCGGTACCCAACTCGCCCACCTCGGCCGCGATTTCGATCTCCGGTCCGGCGGGCAGGGTGACCGAGGCGGCCACCGAACGGATCGTGCCGATCCTCCAGCAGGCCGCCAAGGATCTCTCTGAGGCGCTGGCCGGCAGCGGAACGTCCGGCTGA
- the aceB gene encoding malate synthase A — translation MSAPAPSSLAIVDAEPLPRQDEVLTPAALAFVAELHRRFTPRRNELLARRGERRAEIARTSTLDFLPETAAIRADDSWMVAPAPAALNDRRVEITGPTDRKMTINALNSGARVWLADFEDASAPTWENVVLGQLNLMDAYNRAIDFTDPRSGKSYALKPADELATVVTRPRGWHLNERHLQLDGTPVPGALVDFGLYFFHNAQRLIDLGKGPYFYLPKTESYLEARLWNDIFVFAQDRLGIPRGTVRATVLIETITAAYEMEEILYELREHASGLNAGRWDYLFSIIKNFRDGGTKFVLPDRNAVTMTAPFMRAYTELLVRTCHKRGAHAIGGMAAFIPSRRDAEVNKVAFEKVKADKDREANDGFDGSWVAHPDLVPIAMASFDAVLGEKPNQKERLREDVSVAAGDLIAIDTLHAKPTYDGLRNAVAVGIRYIEAWLRGMGAVAIFNLMEDAATAEISRSQIWQWINADVVFENGEHATAELARRIAAEELAAIRAETGDEAFAAGKWQQAHDLLLQVSLDQDYADFLTLPAYERLG, via the coding sequence ATGTCCGCACCAGCGCCGTCCTCGCTGGCCATCGTCGATGCCGAGCCCCTGCCCCGGCAGGACGAGGTCCTCACCCCCGCGGCCCTCGCGTTCGTGGCCGAGCTGCACCGCCGGTTCACCCCGCGCCGGAACGAGCTGCTCGCCCGCCGCGGCGAGCGCCGCGCCGAGATCGCCCGTACCTCCACGCTGGACTTCCTGCCGGAGACCGCGGCGATCCGTGCGGACGACTCCTGGATGGTCGCACCGGCCCCCGCGGCCCTGAACGACCGCCGGGTGGAGATCACCGGTCCGACCGACCGCAAGATGACGATCAACGCCCTGAACTCGGGCGCCAGGGTCTGGCTCGCCGACTTCGAGGACGCGTCCGCCCCCACATGGGAGAACGTCGTCCTCGGCCAGCTCAATCTGATGGACGCCTACAACCGCGCGATCGACTTCACGGACCCGAGGTCCGGCAAGTCGTACGCCCTGAAGCCCGCCGACGAGCTCGCGACCGTCGTCACCCGCCCGCGCGGCTGGCACCTGAACGAGCGGCACCTCCAGCTCGACGGCACTCCGGTGCCCGGCGCGCTGGTCGACTTCGGCCTCTACTTCTTCCACAACGCCCAGCGCCTCATCGACCTCGGCAAGGGCCCGTACTTCTACCTGCCGAAGACGGAGTCGTACCTGGAGGCCCGACTCTGGAACGACATCTTCGTCTTCGCCCAGGACCGGCTCGGCATCCCCCGGGGCACCGTCCGCGCCACGGTCCTGATCGAGACGATCACCGCCGCGTACGAGATGGAGGAGATCCTCTACGAGCTGCGCGAGCACGCCTCCGGGCTGAACGCGGGCCGCTGGGACTACCTCTTCTCCATCATCAAGAACTTCCGTGACGGCGGTACCAAGTTCGTCCTGCCGGACCGCAACGCCGTGACGATGACGGCCCCGTTCATGCGGGCGTACACGGAACTGCTCGTCCGCACCTGCCACAAGCGCGGTGCCCACGCGATCGGCGGGATGGCTGCGTTCATCCCGTCCCGCCGTGACGCCGAGGTCAACAAGGTCGCGTTCGAGAAGGTGAAGGCCGACAAGGACCGCGAGGCGAACGACGGCTTCGACGGCTCCTGGGTCGCCCACCCCGACCTGGTCCCGATCGCCATGGCCTCCTTCGACGCGGTGCTCGGCGAGAAGCCGAACCAGAAGGAACGCCTGCGCGAGGACGTCTCGGTGGCCGCCGGCGACCTGATCGCCATCGACACCCTGCACGCCAAGCCCACCTACGACGGTCTGCGCAACGCCGTCGCGGTCGGCATCCGCTACATCGAGGCCTGGCTGCGCGGCATGGGCGCGGTCGCCATCTTCAACCTGATGGAGGACGCGGCCACCGCGGAGATCTCGCGCTCGCAGATCTGGCAGTGGATCAACGCGGACGTGGTCTTCGAGAACGGCGAACACGCCACGGCGGAGCTGGCCCGCAGGATCGCGGCCGAGGAACTGGCCGCGATCCGCGCCGAGACCGGCGACGAGGCCTTCGCCGCCGGCAAGTGGCAGCAGGCCCACGACCTCCTGCTCCAGGTCTCCCTGGACCAGGACTACGCGGACTTCCTGACGCTGCCGGCGTACGAGCGGCTGGGCTGA
- a CDS encoding sensor histidine kinase: MDTRVHPPVAAALRLCLHALLLGLLTLAAVKAVSGGDPHSAAVVTVSCVVAAVYAAGALAPAVQPGTRAGACWLAALGALWLVLLAFSPDGLWVAFPLYFLQLHLLPMRWGLPAVVVTAAAAITSFLVHGQAVTPGTFIGPLLGAAVAVATVLGYDALFRESERRRELIEELVSTRAELAAAERTAGTLAERERLAREIHDTLAQGLSSIQLLLRAAERTLEPDAPATPHVRQAREAAQDNLAEARRFVRALTPPDLENGSLAAALERLSARTTDSALTAQFAVSGTPVELPTPYEVALLRTAQSALANTVQHAGARRAEITLSFMGTSVSLDVVDDGRGFSPGTATAGDGTGTGGFGLPAMRSRARSLGGTLSVESAPGQGTAVALTLPLPVGPNGQDSA, translated from the coding sequence ATGGATACACGTGTCCACCCGCCGGTCGCCGCCGCGCTGCGGCTGTGCCTGCACGCCCTGCTGCTGGGGCTGCTGACGCTGGCCGCCGTCAAGGCCGTCAGCGGCGGGGACCCGCACTCCGCCGCCGTCGTCACGGTCTCCTGCGTAGTGGCCGCGGTGTACGCGGCGGGTGCGCTCGCCCCCGCCGTACAGCCGGGGACCCGGGCGGGGGCGTGCTGGCTCGCCGCACTGGGGGCGCTCTGGCTCGTGCTGCTGGCCTTCTCGCCGGACGGGTTGTGGGTGGCCTTCCCGCTCTACTTCCTTCAGCTGCATCTGCTGCCGATGCGCTGGGGCCTGCCCGCCGTCGTGGTGACCGCGGCCGCCGCCATCACCAGTTTCCTGGTGCACGGGCAGGCGGTCACGCCCGGCACCTTCATCGGTCCGCTGCTCGGCGCGGCGGTCGCCGTCGCCACGGTGCTCGGGTACGACGCACTGTTCCGGGAGAGCGAGCGGCGCCGCGAACTCATCGAGGAGCTCGTCTCGACCCGGGCGGAGCTCGCGGCGGCCGAACGCACCGCCGGCACGCTGGCCGAACGCGAACGGCTGGCACGGGAGATCCACGACACGCTCGCGCAGGGGCTTTCCAGCATTCAGCTGCTGCTGCGCGCCGCCGAACGCACCCTGGAGCCGGACGCGCCCGCCACCCCCCATGTCCGTCAGGCCCGCGAGGCCGCCCAGGACAATCTCGCCGAGGCCCGCCGCTTCGTCCGCGCCCTGACCCCGCCCGACCTGGAGAACGGCTCACTGGCGGCCGCCCTGGAACGGCTCTCGGCCCGCACCACCGACTCCGCGCTCACGGCGCAGTTCGCCGTCAGCGGCACCCCGGTGGAGCTGCCCACCCCGTACGAGGTGGCGCTGTTGCGTACCGCGCAGTCGGCACTGGCCAACACCGTGCAGCATGCCGGGGCGCGGCGGGCCGAGATCACGCTGAGCTTCATGGGCACCTCCGTGTCGCTGGACGTGGTCGACGACGGCCGCGGCTTCTCGCCCGGCACCGCCACCGCGGGCGACGGCACCGGAACCGGTGGCTTCGGGCTGCCCGCCATGCGGTCCCGGGCCCGCTCCCTGGGCGGCACGCTGAGCGTCGAGTCGGCGCCCGGCCAGGGCACGGCCGTCGCCCTCACGCTGCCGCTCCCCGTCGGCCCGAACGGACAGGACTCCGCATGA
- a CDS encoding fibronectin type III domain-containing protein produces the protein MEGKTVQRPHAPAALASSAALLLAALTACGGSGTAADTRGPTTPHGVTVQASSATSAHVMWEAATDDRAVTAYEIYRKGKKVKTVPAAKVMIDIDGLTASTAYTFTVRARDAAGNLSAPSAAASVTTPAPTPADHEAPTRPVKLRGKADGSRAATLSWGGSTDDVGVTSYDIYQEDSRIHSVPGTRTTAHLTGLRPGTVYTFTVCARDAADTSSKDSNAFDLTTASAPGAPASTAPTDLRITSGAQGKEYVVDLDWKQPETGGEIPAYQLYLDGRLTTTIVWGGKPPTGRASYRLTVSDPRGTRYSMKIRAKLPDGKWGDFSAQRTVMLGG, from the coding sequence ATGGAAGGCAAGACCGTGCAACGTCCCCACGCACCTGCGGCGTTGGCCAGTTCAGCCGCCCTGCTCCTCGCCGCGCTCACCGCCTGTGGCGGTTCCGGGACCGCGGCCGACACCCGTGGTCCCACGACACCGCACGGGGTGACGGTGCAGGCCAGTAGCGCCACGTCCGCGCATGTGATGTGGGAGGCGGCCACCGACGACAGGGCCGTCACCGCGTACGAGATCTACCGCAAGGGCAAGAAGGTCAAGACCGTCCCGGCGGCCAAAGTGATGATCGACATCGACGGGCTGACCGCCTCGACGGCGTACACCTTCACCGTTCGCGCCCGCGACGCCGCCGGGAACCTCTCCGCGCCGAGCGCCGCCGCGTCCGTCACCACTCCCGCACCGACCCCGGCCGACCACGAGGCCCCGACCCGGCCGGTGAAACTGCGCGGCAAGGCGGATGGAAGCCGGGCGGCCACGCTGTCCTGGGGTGGCTCCACGGACGACGTCGGCGTCACCTCGTACGACATCTACCAGGAGGACTCGCGCATCCACAGCGTGCCCGGCACGCGGACCACGGCACATCTGACCGGGCTGCGGCCCGGCACGGTCTACACCTTCACCGTTTGCGCCCGCGACGCCGCCGACACCTCGTCGAAGGACAGCAACGCCTTCGACCTCACCACCGCCTCCGCCCCCGGAGCGCCCGCCTCCACCGCCCCCACCGACCTGCGGATCACGAGCGGCGCCCAAGGCAAGGAGTACGTCGTCGATCTGGACTGGAAGCAGCCCGAGACCGGCGGCGAGATCCCGGCCTACCAGCTCTATCTGGACGGCCGGCTGACCACCACGATCGTCTGGGGAGGCAAGCCGCCCACGGGTCGCGCGAGCTACCGGCTCACCGTCAGCGACCCCCGCGGCACCCGTTACTCGATGAAGATCCGCGCCAAGCTGCCGGACGGGAAGTGGGGGGACTTCTCCGCCCAGCGCACGGTGATGCTCGGCGGCTGA
- a CDS encoding response regulator, with amino-acid sequence MTKPIRLLLADDHPVVRAGLRAVLDTEPDFQVAAEAATAEQAVALAATGEFDVVLMDLQFGAGLHGSEATAAITAVPDAPRVLILTTYDTDADILAAVEAGAAGYLLKDAPPEELAAAVRTAAAGRSALAPAVAHRLMDRMRTPAEALTKRELEVLQLVGEGLSNLQISKKLFLSQATVKSHLVHIYAKLGVDSRTAAVAAATARRLIRR; translated from the coding sequence ATGACCAAGCCGATCAGGCTGCTGCTCGCCGACGACCACCCGGTGGTCCGGGCGGGGCTGCGGGCCGTCCTGGACACCGAGCCGGACTTCCAGGTCGCCGCCGAGGCCGCGACCGCCGAACAGGCCGTCGCGCTGGCCGCGACCGGCGAGTTCGACGTCGTCCTGATGGACCTGCAGTTCGGTGCGGGTCTGCACGGCTCCGAGGCCACCGCCGCGATCACCGCGGTGCCGGACGCGCCCCGGGTGCTGATCCTCACCACGTATGACACGGACGCCGACATCCTGGCCGCGGTCGAGGCGGGCGCCGCCGGTTATCTCCTGAAGGACGCCCCGCCCGAAGAGCTGGCTGCCGCGGTCCGTACGGCGGCGGCCGGCCGGTCCGCTCTCGCCCCTGCCGTCGCGCACCGGCTGATGGACCGCATGCGGACCCCTGCGGAGGCCCTCACCAAGCGAGAGCTGGAGGTCCTGCAACTGGTCGGCGAGGGCCTGTCGAACCTGCAGATCAGCAAGAAGCTGTTCCTGAGCCAGGCGACGGTGAAGTCCCATCTGGTGCACATCTACGCCAAGCTGGGCGTCGACTCGCGTACGGCGGCGGTCGCGGCGGCGACGGCCCGCAGGCTCATCCGCCGCTGA
- a CDS encoding chitosanase, with translation MKLSTRSLIAPVAALVMAVAVLSGCSGAGPDTAYGKDVPAPGLDDPAKKDIAMQLVSSAENSSLDWKSQYKYIEDIDDGRGYTAGIIGFCSGTGDMRRVVERYAKARPGNPLERFLSALRAVEGTDAHTGLGRPFTAAWADAAGDAAFRSAQDAERDASYFGPAVAQAKADGLGALGQFIYYDAYVMHGSADADGTVGFRTMRRHALAKARTPAQGGAEVAYLDGFLDARIAAMRKEPSHTDTSRIETAQRVFVRQGKLGLETPLSWKVYGDSYRIESP, from the coding sequence GTGAAGCTCAGCACGCGTTCCCTGATCGCACCGGTCGCCGCCCTCGTCATGGCCGTGGCCGTGCTCTCCGGATGTTCGGGAGCCGGACCGGACACCGCCTACGGCAAGGATGTCCCGGCGCCCGGGCTCGACGATCCGGCGAAGAAGGACATCGCCATGCAACTGGTCTCCAGCGCGGAGAACTCCTCGCTGGACTGGAAGTCCCAGTACAAGTACATCGAGGACATCGACGACGGCCGCGGCTACACCGCGGGCATCATCGGCTTCTGCTCCGGCACCGGCGACATGCGACGCGTCGTCGAGCGGTACGCGAAGGCCCGGCCCGGGAATCCGCTGGAGCGGTTCCTGTCGGCACTGCGGGCGGTGGAGGGCACCGACGCGCACACCGGGCTCGGCCGCCCGTTCACCGCGGCATGGGCGGACGCGGCCGGCGACGCGGCCTTCCGGTCGGCGCAGGACGCCGAGCGGGACGCCTCGTACTTCGGCCCCGCGGTCGCACAGGCGAAGGCGGACGGGCTCGGCGCACTGGGTCAGTTCATCTACTACGACGCCTATGTGATGCACGGCTCCGCCGACGCGGACGGCACGGTCGGCTTCCGTACGATGCGCCGCCACGCGCTCGCGAAGGCCCGCACCCCCGCGCAGGGCGGCGCCGAGGTGGCGTATCTCGACGGGTTCCTGGATGCCCGGATCGCGGCGATGCGCAAGGAGCCCTCGCACACCGACACCAGCCGGATCGAGACGGCTCAGCGGGTCTTCGTACGCCAGGGCAAGCTCGGCCTGGAGACGCCGCTGAGCTGGAAGGTGTACGGCGACAGCTACCGGATCGAGAGTCCGTAG
- a CDS encoding DUF5955 family protein produces the protein MGQARVTSSNEDPRVTELRTAVSRLRRELAGHPAEFPDRVIAEDELAALDAMAVSGVPEIPRLRRSLLLIAGAIGSVSALASALRDVRVAVDLFGEPPRR, from the coding sequence GTGGGGCAGGCGCGCGTGACCAGCAGCAACGAGGATCCGCGGGTGACGGAGTTGCGTACGGCTGTCTCCCGGCTCCGCCGGGAGCTGGCCGGACATCCCGCGGAGTTCCCGGACCGCGTGATCGCCGAGGACGAACTGGCGGCGCTGGACGCGATGGCGGTCAGCGGCGTGCCCGAGATTCCGCGGCTGCGCCGGTCGCTGCTGCTGATCGCGGGGGCGATCGGCTCCGTCAGCGCCCTGGCGTCGGCGCTCAGGGACGTACGGGTGGCCGTGGACCTCTTCGGCGAGCCGCCGCGCCGCTGA
- a CDS encoding nuclear transport factor 2 family protein translates to MDTDPRTKAAIEEHWRASERGDTEAEHAIYAMDAILDYPQSGERFRGRAAISAQRGGHPADRHFAVQRITGHANLWVSECVITYDGVPSYSVSIMEFADQRVVHETQYFAAPFGAPVWRAALAEPMPGRIIARA, encoded by the coding sequence ATGGATACGGATCCCCGGACCAAAGCCGCGATCGAGGAGCATTGGCGGGCTTCGGAACGCGGAGACACCGAAGCCGAGCACGCCATCTACGCCATGGACGCGATCCTGGACTACCCGCAGTCAGGTGAGCGGTTCCGGGGCCGCGCGGCGATTTCGGCGCAGCGCGGCGGGCACCCGGCCGACCGGCACTTCGCCGTCCAGCGGATCACCGGCCATGCGAATCTATGGGTGAGCGAATGCGTCATCACCTACGACGGTGTGCCTTCCTATTCGGTGAGCATCATGGAATTCGCCGACCAGCGCGTGGTGCACGAGACGCAGTACTTCGCCGCCCCCTTCGGCGCACCGGTCTGGCGGGCCGCACTCGCCGAGCCGATGCCGGGCCGAATCATCGCCAGAGCCTGA
- a CDS encoding nucleotidyltransferase family protein yields MTSASLPPSPSAAPVVAGLLLAAGGGRRLGGRPKALLEHRGRLLADHAVRTLRDGGCGPVHVVLGAAADEVRARAELSGCTVTVNPEWTAGMGSSLRAGLGALAGTDADAVLVLLVDQPGIGAEAVARVRSAYRSRTSLAAASYEGERGHPVLFGADLWADIAAGAVGDQGARAYLRAHRDAIGLVECSDVAQAYDIDTTEDLTHLE; encoded by the coding sequence ATGACAAGCGCATCGCTTCCCCCTTCCCCGTCCGCCGCCCCGGTCGTCGCCGGGCTGCTCCTCGCCGCGGGCGGCGGGCGCCGGCTGGGCGGCCGCCCCAAGGCGCTGCTGGAGCACCGCGGCCGCCTCCTCGCCGACCACGCGGTACGCACGCTGCGGGACGGCGGCTGCGGTCCGGTCCACGTGGTGCTCGGCGCGGCGGCCGACGAGGTGCGGGCCAGGGCGGAGCTGTCCGGCTGCACGGTGACGGTCAACCCGGAGTGGACCGCGGGCATGGGCTCCTCGCTCCGGGCCGGCCTCGGCGCCCTCGCCGGCACGGACGCGGACGCGGTCCTCGTCCTGCTCGTCGACCAGCCCGGCATCGGCGCGGAGGCGGTGGCGCGGGTGCGGTCGGCGTACCGCTCCCGGACGAGTCTCGCCGCGGCCTCGTACGAGGGGGAACGCGGGCATCCGGTGTTGTTCGGGGCCGATCTGTGGGCAGACATCGCGGCGGGGGCGGTGGGCGACCAGGGCGCGCGCGCCTATCTGCGGGCGCACCGCGATGCGATCGGGCTCGTCGAGTGTTCCGATGTGGCTCAGGCGTACGACATCGACACGACGGAGGACCTGACCCACCTTGAGTGA